The stretch of DNA CTAAAAAATTTATCCAAGGGTGTcatctccgtgtttgttttttcagaatCTAGACAGTTTTTCATACactttttgagtgtgtgtgtctgattctACTTTTTGAAATTTTGGATTGCAACCTTTGTCAAATGGGTTTCCTGTTTAATAACACCCTGTTTATTTTTGGCTGTAAATAGAGATTGAGAGCTCTGATTAAGTGCTGGTGAACTTCATGCTGGAACAGGCCAAACTGGCGATGTGAAAGTCCTTCAGGCTGTGCTCAGAGGGGAGAGACATTTATGTGGTGAAGCAGTTCAGGCTCTGGTAGAGTCTCAGGTCAGAGTTCAGCTATTATTTCATCAgaacactctgtgtgtgtgagtttgcgaagaagtggtgtgttagtggggactgtgtgactgtggatGAATCGGGCGTGTTGTGTTTTTACTGGTGATTTTGTTACGAGGGTTTTCTCtcatatttcattatttctcGTGAATTTGTTAGTGATTaactgagtgtttattaaaAAGGTTTTAGATGTCTCTCAatttccccctctttctctctctctctctctctctttctctctctctctctctttttcactcaTCTGGACCTCTGTGGTTTGTTGGTTTCAGTGATGGCAGAGAGGGGGTGATGCATGGAACGAGGGGGGAGATGATGTCATCACTGGGCATGCTCGTTCTCGCGCATGTGACATCACTGAGACATTCCATTccattacacacatacacacaagtacAGCACAGACCACCATACCCCAGCCTCCCCTTtcatcttcttttttctttcaaaacccgcatttctctctctctctctctttctctctctctctctttctctctctctctctctctctctctctctctcacacacacacacacacacacacacatactctctctttTTATTGCATCCCTCTctatcttttttcttcttttctgcttGTATAAGTAGCCTCGGCCCCTCTGCcccatttcctctctctctctctgtgtgtgtgtgtgtgtgtgttgtgctggctcCGCCCCTCTCTCAGAGACAAACTGCTCCCAGACGGAGCTGATATGGAGAACCGTCTGAACCCTAACTCTCTACTGCGTAGAGTCACTGCGTCACTGCGTCTTTAAATataattgttgttgttttttcaaataacattatttctgtttctcttcagGTTTTCAACGTCCCTTTTTAATATCTGCAATGTTGTGTACGCACAGTAATATAAAATCCTAATTTGCATACTGAATGAAGTAAGAACCACACTGAGATGAGTCTGAATATCTGTATTTGCATACAGTGAGGATGAACCCAGATGACAATGAGACAGGGTGTTCTGGAGcacctgcacatgagcctggCTATAGTGGTATAAACCCCCCAGTAACAGAGCTCCGCTCAACAAATTTGGGCCGAAACACCAGACCCTGTGCTCACTAATGttactgtggctgaatgccatcagatcctcacagcaatgttcccagGAGAGTAGAGGTTGTTCCTGCAGTGAAGAGAGGAACACAGTGCTGATTAATGCTCTTCGGTTCAGAGGAAATGCTAGACGAgctcccccccacccctctctctctctctctctctctctctctctctctctttttgcccTAGTCCTTTCATTCTTCTCCTTTTACTCTGATAGTGTTTTCCACTGAGTCACTCTGTAAAATTTTgctgaaaaacagagagaggggaagggagagagagacagagggaggaagggagagaaagagggggagaggagAAGGGATTgtggaagagtgagagagaggaagacagagagaggaagagagacagtGTTACAGTGTAATGGGGGAAGGGTGGAGAAAAATAAAGGGGGACATGAAAAAGAGGGCAGACCCCATGAGGGAGgtagagaaaataaaacagaacgatgagggagagaaagaggaaaaaatgggagaaagaaaaggaaagagagaaagcagacAAGAAAAAAGGcaagaggaagagaaggagaaaattGAGAGGGAGTGGAAAGACAGAGGGAATAACAGAATGGCTAGTAAAATAGCAAAAGATATAGTAAAAAGTAAAGCAACAGGAAAAGTTGAATAGAGTaaagcgagacagagagaaagagttgtAGAAAAGGCAGGTACAGTTACATACTGCTGCATTCTGAAACATAAAGGGGAGGGAAGtacattttacagcactttgTCAGTGATTAACTTTTCACCTTTTACGGCTGGGAAAGCTGAGCTgtcattcagagagagagagaaaaggagagggagggagggaggaagtgagggaaggggaggAGCAAAGTAGCAAAAGTGGGTGAAATAGGGAGGGAGGAAAAGGAGTGGCCAtataccccccccccttctttcTCTGGGAGTGACAATAGGATAAGGAGGGCCAGTAgtagagtaagagagagagagagggagagagagagagagagagagagagagagagagagagagagagagagagagacagaggagggggaagagcagaaagagaaacagagagagcaggaggaaagtaaaagagaaggagagacgGAGGGATAGAGCAAGAGGGATAACGTCCAGATCTCAGGTATGTGCTGTGTAAACTCTGTGAAGAAAGCAGTGGCCTGGTTTTTGGGGCAGAACTTAGGGCTAATAACAATGTGTTAATAACAATaagtttttatttgcatttgttcATAACTATTTGTTTATAACAAAGTATTTACAACAATGTTTCTAACTAGAATTATGTTCAAACCTGCGTGTCCTGCGTGTCCAgactgaaacactccttatagcgtcagtgtgtgagtgggtggggcAAAGCTGCTGTAAGTGGAGTTGTAAATGCTCTGGCTTCTGTGGCATGGGCTTTTGCAGATGGTTGGATCCTGCAGCTCTTCCTGATGATGTTAGTAGTTAATTTATCGTGTGAAGTGTGGTTAAAAACTCAATTCGATGTAAACGCAGATGTTCACAGAGGAGTCAGAAATGCTTTAACGTTCCATGATTTTGTGCACGAGGTGCAGCATACATTAACATGTGTTAATGGAGCAGGAGCACCCTggagaaataaacatttattatagCTTTATTATATGCAGAGTAGTATATAGAGAAGCCTCAAGGCCTTCAgtccagctcctgaagtcctgaCAATTAGGAGAAGAGATTGGCTGACCCTACCTAGATACCACAGAGAAAGCAATGCTGATTGGACCAATTTACATGGGCCATTTCAAGAGCTTAAAGCAACCCTAGGTAGTAGtacttttaccttaaaattacagtttcaataCTGTGAAATTACAAAATACTGTGAGGCTCCACTGAGCAGTAATAGGGAGATAGATAATAGATGCTATATCATTACTGCTCTATTCTCAGctctgtagaaactgcactatgtaacttctggatgAAGGTAGGAATCCACCCcaacccttgatttcaggacaaggctgtaaaagtgaattacactctgcaactgtaaaaaaagctcaggagcaaaaatactaaACTTGAATTTCCAACAGGAATTAAAATTGAGAAAAGGGCATCATCATTACAATAGTCTCACAGCATGATGTTTTTTTACTCTGATTAATGATGCACAGACATTTATTTCTGATTTCACAAAAGTTTTAGCTATACTCTGAGGAGTAGAAGCCTTGAGCATTGCCCACTGCGACAGCCAGGACACacagataaataaaatatgtgtttgtgttaaatAAGACAAAACATGGAAAGGGTTTGGGCTGTGAGGAACAGATTGTGAGTTCTCTTAAAACTTTTGAAACTTCAGAGGAAAATCTTCCCTCTTTAGCCCAAGTCAAGACATGTCTGGAGTTTTGAGTCATGGGGAATTGGCTCAGAGTGGGACTGCAGGAAGAGAACTGAATCAAATGTGCATACTTTCTCCAAGTTTGGTTCTTTAGATTTTCACTGGACCTTCatggctaatgtagctaataaCTAAAGGAAGTTTATAGCTCATCACAATGTTAAACGAATCACACTATTGTCTTAAATAACAATATATGTGTCTCCATTAtggatatatttaatacatcaTATCATGCTACCATGGTTCACTGTGCAATTTCCAAGGTGTGTGTCAGGAAGATTGACAGCAGTGGGTTTGTTTGCTGGAGATAAAACTCAGCTGACAGGAAGTGGCCTGTCATTCCTCTTAGCCCTGTGCTACACGCCCAGCTCTGTTCTGTTAATCACAAACTGATTAGACAGGTTTTTCTCCAGGTGAAAGAATAGACTGACACACTAACAGCTTACACACACatgccactttatcagaaacaccccccttctattgacactcactggccactatatcagaaacaccctccttctactgaaactcactggccactttatcagaaatacacCCCTTGCTGTGTGATCAGCAAGATtgagacacaaaaacacaaacacacacacatacatgcagcTGCTAGATCTGCGGAATAGACGGGCTACACCCtgacaataaaaacaatcaatAAATCAGTACCCTTTTACTGAGAGATGAATCACTGATTAACACAACACACTGACCACCTGAAGTTTCTCATATTCTGTGAGCAGCAGTGCATCATGGAAGCTGTGCACGGCGTTCCTGGCATTCCCGCTGTTCCCTGTGTTCCTTTAATACACACGAGTTCTGCCAGTCTAATGCCGCAGCTCGTGAGGAACACATTAAAGGTTCAGTGCATAACATATTTTGCTTGTCTGTTTGTAGTGAAGCTGCAGAACATATGGCAAGTGACATCGCAACAGGAAGGAGCGTCTACATGTACCTTGACTGTACTGGCCTTGTAAATTCCTCATAATTTCTCTGAATCAAAATGTAAAATCAAAATGTCTCTCCTCTGGAAGAATGCACAATTTCTGACTTGAGTTCATGGAGCATTAAAGTGCAGAGTGGACTGTTTATTGTCAGAAAGTCTGCTGGTTTCTGAGAGAGCTTTACATtatatgttggaacattgctgtgaggatttgatggggGACATTAATGAGTTGAAATGGTGCTGGACGAAATGACACCAgcctcatgtgtagctgctgtTTTAGAGACAAAACCTTTGGTTACTAAAGCAGTCCtttgttatttattcatgtttctCTCCAGCAAAATGGCCTCAGCTGCCCCTCAGAAGAGGATGGTGTCCTCCGTCTTTATCACACTGACGTCCCCTTACAGAGCCAAGgtgacccccaccccccaggtCCAGAGCCCCCCACCACCCCAGATCCAGAGCACTGCTGTCCCACTGAGccccccagggacccagagaaaACCCTCCTCCAGATCACTGCAGGACGTGCTCCAGGATGCCTCTCGCATTGGTTCCTCCACCCCAGAGAAAGTGCTGCAAACTCGCTATAAAACCGGAACTCAGTCCCCTGCCCTGGACTCCCTCCACAAAAACACTCTCCCCCTCTCCACAGCGGAACACACACAGCGCCTCAAACAGGACAAAACCCCGCAGGgtatgcaggaacacacccatatatccaaaagtttatggacacatCCACCATTTCATGACAAACAAACAATAGACATGGTCCTAAATAGCTGCTCATAAAATATCTGCTTAGTTTATCTAGAAGATTAAAGGCACACTAGGTAAGACCTGGGATTCCCCTACAGTTGCTGAGACCACAGTGATTGTGAAGCTCTAATTTTAACgtaaaatattacgtagtgttgctttaatggtGAACTGGAGCATGTTTGCTgctttagatttatttatttatttatttatatatttttttgctttagtTTTGGCCTAAGACCAGTAATACAGAGATGTTTGATCTAAATtcacacttttttgtttgtctaaTGCAACTTAAtccatatttataaataacagtGGGTCAGATTGACCAAATAATAATTAGGAGACTATAACATAAGAtaattatgtttgtttgtgtttttatcagAATATTTTCCgccaccccctccccctccctctctggtCTCAGAGGTGTGTGATGACCTGACTGCTCCCCCACCACTGACCCCACCCACCGGCCCTCCAGCTGACCTCAGACACGGACCAgaggtcagacacacacacacacacacacacatacacaattaCAGATGAGTTCATATTGCAATCacagcctacaccactcattcATGCATTAAAGTGACATAGATAtcttaaataataaattgtCACCATCCTCAATACCGAGAGTAATCTAGAGGGTGATAATCCAGATCCAGATCCTCCAATATTGAAACTTGACCACATTATTGCTCCTGTGGCTGCCATCAGTCTCTTTCAgccatgttccaacatctagtgtaaagatttcccagaagagtagagttCTGTTACTGCagttaacataaaaaaacactttgtgtCCACAGGCTTTTGGCCATTTAGTGTCTGTACAGTGGGGTCTTTGAGTGCACAGATCTAGTCCACGGTCGTGTAAGGGTTAAAGCATGGAGCTAAGCCTGCGATTAGCTGAGCTGCTGTTAAATAAACACGTCTGAGTTTTGGATCAGATAAGAGGCTGCCAATGTGCTTCAGTGGGCTTCAGCTCTGTCCCAACAAAACAATACCCCTCTTCATCAAGTTATTATTTACTCGGGGTTAAAGTGTGCAGTCTTATGgcaaatgtatttttctgtgcTTGCATTATTCCTCAGTAAAAGAAACTCAAAGGTTTTAGGGCCTGCTGACTCAGGGTAGAGTGTATTAACTCTTAAAAGGGACATACATACGTCTGTCTGATATGTCTGATGTAGATCACTTTTGGTGGGAGTTCTGTGGAGgcactgccccctgctggagttCTCGCTAGTCCTGAAGAGGAGATCCAACCAGgtgataaatacacacacacaaacatggaaTGCTAAATTACCTTTGATTCTCTCagagaataaatatttacaatcaattaaaaatgtagctttagtgtaatttaattaaatatgattttaataCATCACTAAACTTAGAGTTCTGGATGCATGGTAGTACAgggcagtatgtgtgtgtgttagatgtgTGTGGGTTCTGTAGGAAGCCTGTATCTCTGAGAGAAGCTGCGATTGAGGCTCTGAACCGAACATATCACAGCAGCTGTTTCCAGTGCCGTCAGTGCCATGCTGCTCTCGCTGGGAAAATGTACTATAACAAGGCGGGGATTCCTCTGTGTGAGGACTGCTACCAGGTACAAGCTCCATCCAGGAGAAGAAAATAAGGCCTAGATAAGATACCTGGCCTCTATTCTTGCTGAATATTCTACACAGTTATTAACTGTAATTGTGCTCTCTAATGTCACTTTCCACAGCATGATACCTACACTACTTGAGTACTCAGTTTTTCTGATTCTCCATCAGGTAAATCCGGGCCTGGTATTATAACCAGTTTcttttttcagtccctgctctcCTGTGGTTTCAGAGCAAACTGAGTAGGAACTAAACTATGATGTGTGAACCATGCAGAGTCTTGTTTGTCCAGACAGAATCATCTCTCTGCGCCAtgcaatgcagacatccagcacaaactcttcATCTGTAAAATcaccagctacagcagagaccacatttgtttttgtctgactcgagtaggtaccatgcaatggGAAACTGCCCAAAGGCCACCTGAGTCTCCCACCACCCAAAACCTTTGACCATGAGAACAGCTGGAGTTAAAGTTGGACAATAGATTGTTTAGCATAATATTTTTCTACCCATTTTGTTCATTAACGCCCTTGTTTTTTGCGCTAAGGCGAGTCTGGAGCCTTGTTGGGCGTGTGGTGATGTCATCAAGGACCATGTGATCCGTGCACTGGAGAGAGCCTATCACCCACCCTGCTTTGTCTGCACCACCTGCCGTCAGCCAATTGGAGAACAGAGATTCGCCCAGGGTGAAGTGGGAGAGGTGTACTGTTTGCAGGACTATTACAGGTACTGGAAGTCCCGAACAGGGACATTTACTTTGTAAAGCTAAGTCATATTTTATATACTGTGCATTTAGTGTGATAAAGCAGTAACCCCAAACGTAGCCACCAATGCCAGACATAAAGCTGGGGTTTGCTTTACTGGTCCACTGTAGCTACATGGCTAAATGTGGTTTCTGTATTTTGTGATTGTCCCTAGAGCACAACACGCTAAGAGGAGAACACTTAATCCTGATTTTTTTCATCAGCTCAGTATGGTCATCGGAGTACACTATTTGCTGATTCTCTTACATCCTTTGTGAGCTGCATTAGTCTTAGCTTCTGTATATTGGACTATGTGGCGTATTAATGGGACTTTTGGTGAAGTCGTCTCTTTGAGGCTGCTgtggtgaatgtgagtgtgtgtgtgtgtgtgtgtaacatggTTATTTTCCTGTTGTGTGTAGGAAGTACGCTCCTCAGTGCAGCATCTGTGAAGAGCTGATAATTCCTCGAGAGGACGGGACGGACAGCTTCACGGTCGAGTGTTTGGGACGATCTTTCCATGAAGACTGCTACCGCTGTGAGGTCAGAGTCCAGCCTCAAAGTTTACACTTTATGATGCTTTAAACTATCACTCTACACTATACTTTGTGTACTATATTTGGCACTTCAGTATACACTATGTACTTCCTCACCCTGTAGGTGGAGTCATACCCATAAAATAGGAAAATGAGCAACAAtgctaaagaaaaacactggacTCTTAGCTCCCACACTGGACCAATCCTGCTAGTGTGAGGGGGCCGTTTTAGAGAGTTGGTCACttctacacagcaaattctccagtgttaaatcaacactattagtgtaaaCTTAACACTGAGATTGTTAAATTATAACACTAACAGTGCTGATATAACACTGGTGAATGTTGAGAAAAAACCCATTGTGACTCCTAATTCAGgtgaaatacagaaaaacacattgGAATTATTATTTTGGTGGAGGGTGCATTGGCAACAGTTTCAGTAAATCCCATTAATTTCTACTGCTTAGTGTACTGTAGTATAGTGGCTAATACTTCTGCCTCCCACATGGCAAACCCCAGCCTGAGCAAACACACCAGACTACACCGATAATAATCCCTTGGCAACACTCATTAACACTGCATTTGCCTGCCTCTGTAACATGACTGAAATTGTAAGTTGTTCTGTCCAATATGTAAATATCTCTCACAGGGAAATCCAGCTTCAACACAGAGTTCTTCATATGGATATGATCATGACCACAGAAAGTAATAAGTCAGTGGTTTGTCGTCTTACAACATCTTTTATATGTTTATCCTCCTCAGGTGTGTGGGGTGCTCCTCTCTCCTGAGCCAAACGAACACGGCTGCCACCCGCTGGACGGACAGATACTATGTAAACCCTGCCACCTTTCTCAGATCCAGACCAGCCAGCATTAAAACACCTGAATGTTAAAACACTGTATCTGCTGAGGAACCTGATGTGAGAAGAATGTACAACGTTTAAAGCTGCAAAACAGGGGTTTGGTCCATctgtaaaagaaaaagagagcaaAGAAAAGGCCCCAAAACTAAAAACGATGATCTGGTTTCAGCAGTGTCTTTAGAAACAATGCCACATGACATTGCTTCTAATCCCAGAGGTGAAACCGTTATGAATTTTGTGTGCATCTTTTTttcatataattaaaaaataaaattaaagttttttatttaattaacaaactaaaaataataaatagaacagaactatatatatatatatataattaaataaaataaattttaaaaatgttgttgtgtgtgcagaaatataaaaatgaataactatTAACAAGAGAatgattacatttattttgtgagAGCAAATTAAAAAATGTGCTCACAAATTGCAAAATACATTTCACATGTAGTTCTGAGCTAGAGCACCATCCAATGGACCAAACCTCCCCTGAGCTGCTGTAACAACATTGGGATGAGACTGTATTCAACACTGCAGAACTGGGAGATCAGAGTTGTTTTATTGtgtagttttattattttatataatgatacaatattttaaaatcttttatattatttttatattcatgttTTAATTCCATTCCAATGCATTTATCAGTGATGTAATCAATCAAACATATCTGTAATAACCTGATATTTGTGCACTGTTGTCTAATAATATGCACCAACAATCGATACACCAAAGATATTTATTCATCAGTAAATCAAAtatgtattttctttgtttacGTTCTGATGAGAAAACATATCAAAACTGCAATGTATGCGCggatgtattaaaataaaacaaatacaatacaatatttttggttgttttttatGTACCTGTCATAAaatatctgttttatatatatttttatagtgAGAGCTTTAGTAGAGAAAAGTTTTTAAAGTGCAAAAGCCCTCTCCTACACTGTCCTTTCTCCACTggtgtgttggtatgagtggataa from Hoplias malabaricus isolate fHopMal1 chromosome 5, fHopMal1.hap1, whole genome shotgun sequence encodes:
- the fblim1 gene encoding filamin-binding LIM protein 1 isoform X1 — protein: MEAVHGVPGIPAVPCVPLIHTSSASLMPQLVRNTLKVQCITYFACLFVVKLQNIWQVTSQQEGASTCTLTVLAFKMASAAPQKRMVSSVFITLTSPYRAKVTPTPQVQSPPPPQIQSTAVPLSPPGTQRKPSSRSLQDVLQDASRIGSSTPEKVLQTRYKTGTQSPALDSLHKNTLPLSTAEHTQRLKQDKTPQEYFPPPPPPPSLVSEVCDDLTAPPPLTPPTGPPADLRHGPEITFGGSSVEALPPAGVLASPEEEIQPDVCGFCRKPVSLREAAIEALNRTYHSSCFQCRQCHAALAGKMYYNKAGIPLCEDCYQASLEPCWACGDVIKDHVIRALERAYHPPCFVCTTCRQPIGEQRFAQGEVGEVYCLQDYYRKYAPQCSICEELIIPREDGTDSFTVECLGRSFHEDCYRCEVCGVLLSPEPNEHGCHPLDGQILCKPCHLSQIQTSQH
- the fblim1 gene encoding filamin-binding LIM protein 1 isoform X2 translates to MASAAPQKRMVSSVFITLTSPYRAKVTPTPQVQSPPPPQIQSTAVPLSPPGTQRKPSSRSLQDVLQDASRIGSSTPEKVLQTRYKTGTQSPALDSLHKNTLPLSTAEHTQRLKQDKTPQEYFPPPPPPPSLVSEVCDDLTAPPPLTPPTGPPADLRHGPEITFGGSSVEALPPAGVLASPEEEIQPDVCGFCRKPVSLREAAIEALNRTYHSSCFQCRQCHAALAGKMYYNKAGIPLCEDCYQASLEPCWACGDVIKDHVIRALERAYHPPCFVCTTCRQPIGEQRFAQGEVGEVYCLQDYYRKYAPQCSICEELIIPREDGTDSFTVECLGRSFHEDCYRCEVCGVLLSPEPNEHGCHPLDGQILCKPCHLSQIQTSQH